In Thermodesulforhabdus norvegica, a single window of DNA contains:
- a CDS encoding TRAP transporter small permease, with product MEYKSPVKFICRLSDRVNFVVELCLCLLGMSMAIVMGAQVFCRYVLNHSIFWSEEFGRITLVWLTFLGATSAFKRRMHVGIEFFVRNLPKGIKRVVDWLVWTGCVVFSSVLIYFGLRFTSFVSAQKTAALGITMAIPYAIIPTSGLILLIHSLASLFRGVSED from the coding sequence ATGGAGTATAAGTCGCCGGTAAAGTTTATCTGCCGGTTGAGCGACCGGGTGAATTTTGTGGTGGAATTGTGTCTTTGCCTTTTGGGTATGTCCATGGCTATTGTGATGGGAGCACAGGTGTTCTGCCGGTATGTGCTCAATCATTCTATCTTCTGGTCCGAGGAGTTCGGAAGAATAACCCTGGTGTGGTTGACCTTTCTCGGAGCAACCTCGGCATTCAAGCGTCGCATGCACGTAGGAATAGAATTCTTCGTTAGAAATCTCCCCAAGGGGATTAAAAGAGTTGTGGACTGGCTTGTCTGGACGGGTTGTGTAGTGTTTTCATCGGTGCTGATCTATTTCGGTCTGCGCTTTACTTCTTTTGTGTCGGCTCAGAAAACGGCAGCCCTTGGTATAACAATGGCGATACCTTACGCGATAATCCCGACAAGCGGATTAATTCTGTTGATTCACTCCCTGGCTAGTCTCTTCAGGGGAGTTTCGGAAGACTGA
- a CDS encoding TRAP transporter large permease, producing the protein MTAILFISLFFFFLSGVPIAFSIALSSLVAFVFHGDLPPVMIIQRLYAGVDSFPLLAVPLFMLAGFLMESGGISRRVIEFAEALVGWLPGGLTAVTIVAAMFFAGISGSAAADAAAVGSIMIPAMVSRGYDPRLAGAVMASGGSLGVVIPPSIPMIIFGFLTGASVGKLFVAGIIPGLMIGISLMTLSVLISWKEGIRETIPFSWRRLVVTFWEAKWALGAPVVILGGILGGVFTATEAAAVATFYALIVGLFIHKELRWKDLPSLVIRGCLTASTILFIIATASVFSWLMAIEDIPARIASGILSITRDRTLLLLMINALLLAAGTFVETTAALILLVPVITPLLPSLNMDIIQLGVVVVVNLAIGMLTPPLGICLLVSCSIANIRLDEIIRRIGLFLMVLILNLILITYWEPLTLWLPSMMD; encoded by the coding sequence ATGACGGCAATTCTCTTCATCAGCCTTTTCTTTTTCTTCCTTTCCGGTGTACCAATTGCCTTCTCAATCGCCCTTTCTTCCCTCGTCGCCTTCGTATTTCACGGTGATCTTCCCCCGGTTATGATAATCCAGAGGCTCTACGCAGGGGTTGATTCCTTTCCCCTTCTGGCCGTACCGCTTTTTATGCTCGCAGGATTTCTGATGGAATCGGGTGGTATCTCCAGAAGGGTTATAGAATTCGCCGAAGCGCTGGTGGGGTGGCTACCGGGAGGGCTAACTGCCGTTACAATAGTGGCTGCCATGTTCTTTGCCGGTATATCCGGTTCTGCCGCCGCCGATGCCGCCGCCGTTGGCAGTATCATGATACCGGCCATGGTAAGTCGGGGCTATGACCCCCGGCTGGCAGGAGCCGTCATGGCTTCAGGTGGTTCTCTTGGTGTGGTGATACCTCCGAGCATTCCCATGATCATATTCGGATTCCTTACGGGGGCCTCGGTGGGAAAGCTCTTCGTTGCCGGCATAATCCCCGGGCTGATGATCGGCATTAGCCTTATGACCCTTTCCGTGCTGATCTCCTGGAAGGAAGGTATAAGGGAAACCATACCCTTTTCATGGAGGCGCCTGGTCGTAACATTCTGGGAAGCTAAATGGGCTCTGGGGGCTCCTGTAGTGATACTGGGCGGTATACTCGGCGGAGTATTTACGGCAACAGAAGCCGCCGCCGTCGCAACCTTTTATGCACTAATAGTGGGTCTCTTCATACACAAGGAATTAAGATGGAAAGACTTACCATCACTCGTAATAAGAGGATGCCTTACGGCCAGCACAATTCTTTTCATAATCGCAACGGCTTCGGTCTTTAGCTGGCTTATGGCCATAGAAGACATCCCGGCCCGTATTGCCTCCGGTATACTCTCCATAACCCGGGACCGGACTCTTTTGCTACTCATGATAAACGCTCTCCTCTTAGCCGCCGGGACCTTCGTTGAAACGACTGCCGCACTTATTTTGCTCGTCCCGGTCATCACTCCCCTGCTACCCAGCCTCAATATGGACATCATTCAGCTTGGAGTAGTGGTAGTGGTCAACCTTGCCATAGGCATGCTCACACCACCCCTGGGAATTTGTCTTCTTGTGTCCTGCAGTATCGCAAACATACGCCTGGACGAAATCATCCGCCGGATAGGTCTTTTTCTGATGGTACTGATCTTGAATTTGATCCTGATAACCTACTGGGAACCCCTGACATTATGGCTACCATCAATGATGGACTGA
- a CDS encoding metal-dependent transcriptional regulator, whose translation MPRVKKPLSASLEDYLEVIYHLQKRDKAARAKDIADRMKVQPASVTGALRELSARGLINYQPYSLVTLTEEGLEVAKDIIRRHEVLRKFFRTVLKLSPRQSETNACRIEHAINPDAMARLVKFIEFLERCPRAGYEWFDSFEKFCNNGINPDECRVCIEECLRRVGDSEEEKE comes from the coding sequence ATGCCCAGGGTTAAGAAGCCACTTTCTGCCAGCCTGGAGGACTACCTGGAAGTAATTTACCATCTTCAAAAGAGAGACAAGGCTGCCCGTGCAAAGGACATTGCCGACAGAATGAAGGTTCAGCCTGCCTCTGTAACCGGGGCGTTGCGTGAGCTTTCTGCCCGGGGACTGATCAATTATCAGCCTTACAGTCTTGTTACTCTCACCGAAGAGGGGCTGGAGGTAGCAAAAGATATCATAAGGCGCCATGAGGTACTAAGAAAGTTTTTCCGTACTGTTTTAAAACTTTCGCCCAGGCAATCGGAAACCAATGCCTGCCGCATAGAACACGCAATAAATCCGGATGCAATGGCACGGCTCGTCAAATTCATTGAATTTCTTGAGCGTTGCCCTCGTGCGGGTTATGAGTGGTTCGATTCTTTTGAAAAATTCTGCAATAACGGCATAAATCCGGATGAATGCAGGGTGTGCATAGAAGAGTGCCTCAGGAGGGTAGGGGATTCTGAAGAAGAAAAGGAGTAG
- the queD gene encoding 6-carboxytetrahydropterin synthase QueD, whose protein sequence is MEGLYEVKIQAGFAAAHQLRNFRGKCENLHGHNWKVEVVVRGTRLDECGILVDFGELKKATNELLEELDHKLLNDHPCFRDVNPSSEHIARFIFQRLSQKFNGKYRWVHCVSTWESDNACATYYGIRSAGDE, encoded by the coding sequence ATGGAAGGTTTGTACGAAGTTAAGATTCAGGCAGGTTTTGCTGCGGCTCATCAGTTAAGAAATTTCCGCGGTAAGTGCGAAAATCTTCACGGGCATAACTGGAAGGTGGAGGTGGTAGTCCGGGGGACCAGGCTGGATGAGTGCGGTATCCTCGTAGATTTCGGTGAACTCAAAAAAGCAACGAATGAACTTCTGGAAGAACTCGATCATAAGTTGCTAAACGACCATCCCTGCTTCCGGGACGTTAATCCTTCTTCGGAGCACATAGCCCGTTTTATCTTCCAGCGTTTAAGCCAGAAGTTTAACGGTAAGTATCGATGGGTACATTGTGTAAGCACCTGGGAATCGGACAACGCATGTGCAACATACTACGGAATAAGGAGCGCTGGTGATGAATAA